Sequence from the Clostridium saccharobutylicum DSM 13864 genome:
AATTGGAAAGATATCTTGGGCAACAGTTCCACAATATTTTGCAGGGGAATTTTTAGGAGCATTTGTAGGGGCTGTATTAGTATTTATTATGTATCATGGTCAATTTGAAGCAACAGAAGATCCAGGAACAAAATTAGGTGTTTTTGCTACAGGGCCAGCAGTAAAAAGCACATTATATAATTTTTTAACAGAAGCAATAGGAACATTTGTATTAGTATTTGGTATTTTAGGACTAGGTGCAAATCAAATGGCACCTGGAATCAATACAATAGTAGTTGGTGGACTAATTTTTGCAATTGGTTTAAGTTTAGGTGGACCTACTGGATATGCTATTAATCCATGTAGAGATTTATCTCCTAGAATTGCACATGCTATTTTACCTATTCCTAAAAAGGGTGATTCTAATTGGGGATATGCTTGGATTCCAGTTGTTGCACCAATAGTTGGAGGTTTAGTAGCCGCATTTTTCTATCAAGCAATAGTATAAATTTAAAAGGTTAAAGTTTATAATATAAAATCACAAATTATGAGTAGAGCAGTTAAAGCAATAATATGTACAAGTAGAGTATAATTATTTAGGAGGCACTAACAATGAAAAAATTAATAAATAATGCAGATGATGTTTTAAAGGATATGTTAGATGGACTTACAGCTGCTTATCCAGAATACTTAAGAAAGTTAGATAGTGCTAATGTAGTAGTTAGAACACATAGTTCAAAAGATAAGGTGGTTGTAATAAGTGGTGGAGGAAGTGGACATGAACCTGCACATGCTGGATATGTTGGATATGGAATGTTAGATGCTGCAGTATGT
This genomic interval carries:
- a CDS encoding MIP/aquaporin family protein, translating into MSIFMSEFLGSMLLILLGCGVCANVALKKSNGNGGGWIVITTGWALAVAIPALIFGNYSGAHFNPALTIALAAIGKISWATVPQYFAGEFLGAFVGAVLVFIMYHGQFEATEDPGTKLGVFATGPAVKSTLYNFLTEAIGTFVLVFGILGLGANQMAPGINTIVVGGLIFAIGLSLGGPTGYAINPCRDLSPRIAHAILPIPKKGDSNWGYAWIPVVAPIVGGLVAAFFYQAIV